The following are encoded in a window of Naumovozyma castellii chromosome 8, complete genome genomic DNA:
- the PCS60 gene encoding Pcs60p (ancestral locus Anc_6.120), whose protein sequence is MPATNTASFNDTFKVSDNIAIVVPETNIQVTYRDLSHMVGHFQNVFNDPQCPLYDAVQRQSTVAISIPNGLEFVVAFLSATMDSKIAAPLNPNYKEKEFNFYLNDLKSKVICVPQGTTKKFNAEIMKSAKTFNCFVAELYFNRERFRIECDIFSPKDNYKKQIYTSLNNPKYINNNPTRFPGFSRSSDIALILHTSGTTSAPKTVPLLHLNIVRSTLNIAETYKLTSKDRSYIVMPLFHVHGLIGVLLSTFRTQGSVVIPSRFSPKTFWDQYITYHCDWFSCVPTISMIMLNAPRPSPMPYIRFIRSCSSSLAPSTFHELEKEFQTPVLEAYAMTEAAHQMTSNNLPPGKRKPGTVGQPQGVQVVILDDADNVLKQGQIGEVSIRGENVTLGYKNNDKANKENFTKRENFFRTGDQGYFDPEGFLVLTGRIKELINRGGEKISPIELDGIMLSNPKVDEAVSFGVADPMYGQIVQAAVVLKPGEKTNYEEFIKFMEPKVAKFKLPVKVYFVNKLPKTATGKIQRRIIADTFARASKNKSKL, encoded by the coding sequence ATGCCTGCAACTAATACTGCCTCATTTAATGATACTTTTAAAGTATCGGACAACATCGCCATTGTGGTCCCTGAAACCAACATACAAGTGACCTACCGAGACCTCTCTCACATGGTTGGTCATTTCCAGAATGTATTCAACGATCCTCAATGTCCCCTGTACGATGCTGTTCAAAGACAAAGTACCGTGGCCATTTCCATCCCTAATGGGTTAGAATTTGTCGTTGCTTTTTTAAGTGCCACTATGGATTCCAAGATTGCTGCTCCTTTGAACCCTAATTATAAAGAGAAGGAATTCAATTTCTActtgaatgatttgaaatccAAAGTGATTTGTGTTCCTCAAGGTAcaacaaaaaaattcaatgcTGAAATTATGAAATCTGCCAAGACATTCAATTGTTTCGTTGCTGAATTGTATTTTAATAGGGAAAGGTTTAGAATTGAATGTGATATCTTCTCTCCAAAGGATAACTATAAGAAACAAATCTATACCTCTTTAAACAATcccaaatatattaataacaATCCAACTCGTTTCCCTGGATTTTCTCGCTCCAGTGATATTGCCTTAATATTACACACTAGTGGTACTACATCTGCTCCCAAGACAGTACCATTATTGCATTTGAACATTGTTCGTTCCACACTAAACATTGCAGAGACTTATAAGCTAACTTCGAAGGACCGTTCGTACATTGTCATGCCCTTATTCCATGTCCATGGGTTAATTGGTGTTTTACTTTCCACCTTCCGTACACAGGGGTCTGTAGTGATCCCATCACGTTTCTCACCAAAGACTTTCTGGGATCAATACATTACCTATCATTGTGATTGGTTCAGTTGTGTCCCCACTATAAGTATGATCATGTTGAATGCTCCCAGACCTTCGCCAATGCCATACATCCGTTTCATTAGATCCTGCTCTTCATCATTGGCTCCCTCTACATTCcatgaattggaaaaggaaTTCCAAACGCCTGTGTTGGAAGCCTACGCCATGACTGAGGCAGCACACCAAATGACTTCGAACAACTTACCACCGGGGAAGAGGAAGCCAGGTACTGTGGGACAACCTCAAGGTGTCCAAGTGGTCATCCTGGATGATGCTGACAATGTATTGAAACAGGGACAGATCGGTGAGGTTTCCATCAGAGGTGAAAATGTCACTTTGGGTTATAAGAATAACGATAAGGCCAACAAGGAGAATTTCACTAAGAGGGAGAATTTCTTCAGAACTGGTGATCAGGGCTACTTCGACCCTGAAGGGTTTTTGGTTCTCACGGGgagaattaaagaattgattaataGAGGTGGTGAGAAGATCTCTCCCATTGAACTGGACGGTATTATGCTATCCAATCCCAAAGTGGACGAAGCAGTCAGTTTTGGTGTTGCCGACCCTATGTATGGCCAAATAGTACAAGCTGCTGTAGTGTTGAAACCAGGTGAAAAGACCAACTACGAGGAGTTCATCAAGTTCATGGAACCCAAAGTGGCCAAGTTCAAACTACCCGTCAAGGTCTACTTTGTGAATAAACTGCCCAAGACCGCCACGGGTAAGATCCAGAGAAGAATCATTGCAGACACGTTTGCCAGGGCCTCCAAGAACAAGAGTAAGTTGTGA
- the TDP1 gene encoding tyrosyl-DNA phosphodiesterase 1 (ancestral locus Anc_6.121) — MEGSGLRCTGSMENAAESNKRKHSLSEAAQQAAKRWAKVDYGSIPAASDDQALDVSVKSLSGSNPESEIETDVGSIDLERGQTADVIDLTSEDESISTLSAVIDLTIPDTKERKVPSKPRINSPFKMLRSVLYDDETPLSQNLITLKDILGDETLRESILFSFQFDLNFVMDCFHENIKSITIVAQLNTIVPFEPSQGPKARRIFSRLNTIAFPMPPFSCHHSKMIFNYYADNSCKIFLPSSNLSYYEVNLPQQVCWCSPTLPYDPDRKSRQDVPFKVSLLEYLNSYNKREVNQLIKRLKDIDFTPLEDVEFIFSTPNKKVNSGMKMLASFINEGKIVVPPDDGSSTSHFLCQTSSIGASLNRAVPVNMFTHTIIPLCTGILSYNQESNGKKAMIYVPSETVKTEFKSRRIIPYIIFPTKYESLNGPTGSAASGWFHFDYSKDKIGYYKMLAEEFKVFYKQDSKKSADKRNKRPFVPSHSKFYLSSTTTENDTSPNQFKNLNWCIFTSANLSVSAWGKLTMPPRNYEVGILLTKEAQPSGKLKCRSLIDTIYLNNDYQSSDDLTVMVPFTLPVEPYDTRVDRCFCQATDAPQAS; from the coding sequence ATGGAAGGCAGTGGACTCAGATGCACTGGAAGTATGGAAAATGCAGCTGAGAGTAATAAGAGGAAGCATTCCCTTTCCGAGGCTGCGCAACAAGCTGCTAAGCGATGGGCAAAAGTAGATTATGGATCGATTCCAGCTGCAAGCGATGATCAGGCACTAGATGTTAGTGTCAAATCACTATCAGGTTCTAATCCTGAATCTGAAATAGAGACGGATGTTGGGTCAATTGATCTGGAGAGAGGACAGACAGCTGATGTGATCGACTTGACTTCTGAGGATGAATCCATCAGTACTCTTTCTGCGGTAATTGATCTCACTATACCAGATACCAAGGAAAGGAAGGTTCCATCGAAACCGAGGATCAATTCTCCTTTCAAAATGTTAAGATCGGTCCTTTATGACGATGAAACACCTTTATCGCAGAACCTTATAACTCTTAAGGATATTTTAGGTGATGAGACTTTACGTGAGTCGATTCTTTTTAGTTTCCAATTCGATTTGAACTTTGTTATGGATTGTTTCCAcgaaaatatcaaatccATCACCATTGTGGCACAATTAAATACCATTGTACCGTTTGAACCTAGTCAAGGTCCCAAGGCAAGACGAATCTTTTCACGTTTGAATACAATAGCTTTCCCAATGCCACCCTTCTCGTGTCATCATTCCAAAATGATATTTAATTATTATGCTGACAATTCCTGCAAGATATTCTTACCATCTAGTAACTTGAGTTATTATGAGGTCAATTTGCCGCAACAAGTTTGCTGGTGTAGCCCCACGCTCCCGTATGATCCAGATAGGAAATCCAGACAGGACGTACCGTTTAAGGTGAGTTTattggaatatttaaaCTCATACAATAAGAGGGAAGTTAATCAGTTGATAAAAAGATTAAAGGATATAGATTTTACTCCCTTGGAAGATGTAGAGTTTATCTTCTCAACGCCGAACAAAAAAGTGAACTCTGGAATGAAGATGCTAGCATCATTCATTAATGAAGGAAAGATAGTGGTACCTCCTGATGATGGTTCATCAACCTCTCACTTTCTTTGCCAAACATCCTCAATTGGTGCCTCTTTGAATAGAGCAGTCCCTGTTAATATGTTTACTCATACGATTATCCCGTTGTGTACAGGGATACTAAGTTATAATCAAGAATCGAATGGAAAGAAGGCAATGATATACGTCCCTTCTGAAACAGTGAAAACGGAATTCAAAAGTAGAAGAATCATACCCTATATCATTTTCCCGACTAAATATGAATCTCTAAATGGTCCCACTGGTAGCGCTGCATCGGGATGGTTCCATTTTGATTATTCGAAGGATAAAATTGGCTATTACAAGATGTTGGCAGAAGAATTTAAGGTATTTTATAAGCAAGATAGTAAGAAATCTGCAGATAAAAGGAACAAGAGGCCATTTGTTCCTTCCCACTCTAAATTTTACTTATCATCCACAACAACGGAGAATGACACTAGTCCTAatcaatttaaaaatttgaattggtGCATCTTTACTTCGGCTAATCTAAGCGTGAGTGCCTGGGGTAAACTCACAATGCCACCAAGAAATTATGAAGTGGGTATATTACTAACAAAAGAAGCTCAGCCAAGTGGGAAACTCAAATGTCGAAGCCTTATTGATACCATTTATCTCAACAATGATTATCAGAGCTCAGATGATTTAACTGTCATGGTTCCGTTTACCTTACCTGTCGAACCGTACGATACAAGAGTTGATCGTTGTTTCTGCCAAGCAACAGATGCCCCACAAGCATCTTAA